One genomic window of Plasmodium falciparum 3D7 genome assembly, chromosome: 10 includes the following:
- a CDS encoding ADP/ATP transporter on adenylate translocase, which produces MSSDIKTNFAADFLMGGISAAISKTVVAPIERVKMLIQTQDSIPEIKSGQVERYSGLINCFKRVSKEQGVLSLWRGNVANVIRYFPTQAFNFAFKDYFKNIFPRYDQNTDFSKFFCVNILSGATAGAISLLIVYPLDFARTRLASDIGKGKDRQFTGLFDCLAKIYKQTGLLSLYSGFGVSVTGIIVYRGSYFGLYDSAKALLFTNDKNTNIVLKWAVAQSVTILAGLISYPFDTVRRRMMMMSGRKGKEEIQYKNTIDCWIKILRNEGFKGFFKGAWANVIRGAGGALVLVFYDELQKLI; this is translated from the coding sequence atgagTTCTGATATAAAAACCAATTTTGCAGCCGATTTTTTGATGGGCGGTATATCAGCCGCAATATCAAAAACAGTGGTTGCTCCAATTGAAAGAGTAAAGATGTTAATTCAGACCCAAGATTCTATACCTGAGATCAAATCAGGACAAGTGGAAAGATATTCAGGTTTAATAAATTGTTTCAAAAGGGTTTCTAAAGAACAAGGTGTGTTATCCTTATGGAGAGGAAATGTAGCTAATGTTATTAGATATTTTCCAACTCAAGCTTTTAATTTTGCTTTTAAGGAttactttaaaaatatatttcctaGATACGATCAAAATACAGATTTCTCAAAATTCTTTTgtgttaatattttatctGGTGCAACAGCTGGTgctatttctttattaatcGTATATCCTTTAGATTTTGCTAGAACTAGATTAGCATCAGATATAGGAAAAGGTAAAGATAGACAATTTACAGGACTCTTTGATTGTTTAGctaaaatttataaacaaACTGGATTACTTTCTTTATATAGTGGTTTTGGTGTTTCAGTTACTGGTATTATTGTATATAGAGGTTCCTACTTTGGACTTTATGATAGTGCTAAAGCACTTTTATTTAcgaatgataaaaatacaaatattgtATTGAAATGGGCTGTTGCTCAATCTGTTACCATATTAGCTGGTCTCATTTCGTATCCATTCGATACTGTCAGAAGACGTATGATGATGATGTCAGGTAGAAAAGGTAAAGAAgaaatacaatataaaaatactaTTGATTGTTGGATTAAAATACTAAGAAATGAAGGATTTAAAGGATTTTTCAAAGGAGCTTGGGCCAATGTTATCAGAGGAGCTGGTGGAGCTTTGGTCCTTGTCTTTTATGATGaattacaaaaattaatttaa